The Streptomyces sp. HUAS MG91 sequence GTCAATTCACGACGAACGGTGACGGACCGCGTGCGTAATGTGATGTGCTGGGACCGGTCGCGGACACAACAGGCGGACGGGCGGGACGGCCGTGCGGAAGGACGCGACGAGCGGGCGTGACAGACAGGCGCGCGGAGCGGACCCGACATCCGCGCTCGGCTCGGGGGAGCGAGGGAGGGGAACACACATGGCGCTGGGTCCGGAGAGGGCGGAGCACCCCGAGGAGCGGGTCGGAGGCGGTGCCGTACCGCCCCCGCGCCCCCGCACCCGCCGCTGGGAGTCCGGCGCGATGGCACACGCCGTCAGCGACCCCTTCGGCCAGGGCCCGCTGCCCTGGCTGCGCGGCAGTGAGACCTACTTCGACGACACCGGCCAGGTCGTCCCCTGGTACGTCGACCTGGCGCAGCCCGGCTCCACGAACACCACGGCCATCCCGAGCCCGCGCACCAGCGGCCCCCGTACCGCCGACGACGTGCACCGCCAGATCAAGGGCTTCACCTCCACCGGCGCGGCCGCGCCCGGCGAGGCGATCGACTTCCACATCACGGTCGACCCGCCCCAGCAGTTCAGCGTGGACATCTACCGGATCGGGCACTACGGCGGGGACGGCGCCTCCAAGATCACCACGAGCCCCCGGCTCTCCGGCATCGTCCAGCCCGCGCCGCTGTCGGTGGACCGCACGGTCTCCTGCCACCACTGGTGGCAGTCCTGGCGGCTGCAGATCCCGTCGTTCTGGAACGTCGGGGCGTACGTGGCGGTCCTGACCACCGCCGACGGCCACCGCTCGCACGTCCCGTTCACGGTGCGGGACAACCGCCCGGCTGATCTGCTCCTGCTGCTGCCGGACATCACCTGGCAGGCGTACAACCTGTACCCGGAGGACGGCCACACCGGCGCCAGCCTCTACCACGCGTGGGACGAGGAGGGCCGGCTGCTCGGCGAGAGCGAGGCCGCGATCACGGTCTCCTTCGACCGCCCGTACGCGGGCGCGGGTCTGCCCCTGCACGTCGGCCACGCGTACGACTTCATCCGCTGGGCGGAGCGCTACGGCTACGACCTGGCGTACGCCGACGCCCGCGACCTGCACGCGGGCCGGGTCGATCCGACGCGCTACCGCGGCCTGGTCTTCCCCGGCCACGACGAGTACTGGTCGGCGAACATGCGGCGTACGACCGAGCTGGCCCGCGAGCACGGCACGTCCCTGGTCTTCCTGTCGGCCAACACCATGTACTGGCAGGTGGAGCTGGGCCCGTCCGCGTCCGGCGTCCCGGACCGCCTGCTGACCTGCCGCAAGCGCCGCGGCCCGGGGAAGGCGGCGCTGTGGCGGGAGATCGACCGGCCCGAGCAGCAGCTCATGGGCATCCAGTACGCGGGCCGGGTCCCCGAACCGCACCCGATGGTCGTGCGGAACGCGGACCACTGGCTGTGGGAGGCGACGGGCGCGCACGAGGGCGACGAGATCGAGGGCCTGGTGGCCGGTGAGGCCGACCGCTACTTCCCGCGCACCGCCCTGCCCGACCACGAGGACCGGATCCTCCTGGCGCACTCCCCCTACCGGGACGGCGACAAGGTCCGCCGGCACCAGGAGACCTCGCTGTACCGGGCCCCGTCCGGGTCGCTGGTCTTCGCGTCCGGGACGTTCGCCTGGTCCCCGGCCCTGGACCGCCCCGGGCACGTCGACCCCCGTATCCAGCGGGCGACGGCCAATCTCCTGGACCGCATCTGCAAACGGGACTGAGGCCGGCTCCCCGAGCCGGACCCCTGGCCAAGGCCCACTCCCTCGTACGGGAGAATCAGAGGTACTTGTACAGAACCACGGGGAGGAACCGTGTCCGGATTCGTCGAAAAGCCCGAGCCGCTTCAGGTGCCGGGCCTGGTGCATCTCCACACCGGCAAGGTGCGGGACCTGTACCGCAACGAGGCGGGCGACCTCGTGATGGTCGCCACCGACCGCATCTCCGCCTACGACTGGGTGCTGCCCAGCCCCATCCCGGACAAGGGCAAGGTGCTCACCCAGCTCTCCCTGTGGTGGTTCGACCAGCTCAAGGACCTGATCCCGAACCACGTCCTGTCCACCGAGCTGCCCGAAGGCGCCCCCGCCGACTGGGCGGGCCGCACCCTCGTCTGCAAGAGCCTGGACATGGTCCCGGTCGAGGCGGTCGCCCGCGGCTATCTCACCGGCTCCGGCCTGGTCGAGTACAACGCGTCGCGCACGGTCTGCGGCCTCGCCCTCCCCGACGGCCTGGAGGACGGCTCGGAGCTGCCCGCCCCGATCTTCACGCCCGCCACCAAGGCCGAGGTCGGCGAGCACGACGAGAACGTGAGCTACGAGGAGGTGGCCCGCCAGGTCGGCGCGGAGACCGCGGCGCAGCTGCGCCAGGCGACCCTCGCCGTGTACAGCCGGGCCCGGGACATCGCGCGCGAGCGCGGGATCATCCTGGCGGACACCAAGTTCGAGTTCGGCTTCGACAAGGACGGCACGCTGATCCTCGCCGACGAGGTGCTGACCCCGGACTCGTCCCGGTTCTGGCCGGCCGACCAGTGGCAGCCGGGCCGCGCCCAGCCCAGCTACGACAAGCAGTTCGTACGGGACTGGCTGACGTCGGAGGCGTCCGGCTGGGACCGCAGGAGCGAGACCCCGCCGCCGGCCCTCCCCGACGAGGTCGTCGCGGCGACCCGCGCCAAGTACATCGAGGCGTTCGAGCTGCTGACCGGCACGCCCTGGAGCCTGTGACGAAAGAACCCCGGTCCGAGAGGACCGGGGTTCTTTTTCCGGAGCGAACGACGAGGTTCGAACTCGCGACCTCAACCTTGGCAAGGTTGCGCTCTACCAACTGAGCTACGTTCGCAAAGCGCCGCTTTCGCGGTGCTCCGTGCGCCGAAGCGCGACGCCAACTATACCCAACCCCGCTCGCGTGCGAGACGCGCCGCCGCGTGCCGGTTCTCCACCCCCAGCTTGGAGACGGCCGACGACAGATAGTTGCGGACCGTCCCCTGGGACAGGGCGGCCCGCTCGGCGATCTCCGCGACCGGTGCCCCGCCCGCCGCCAGCTCCAGCACCTCTGCCTCGCGCGCGGTCAGCGGGGAGTCGCCGGAGGAGATCGCGTCGGCGGCCAACTCCGGGTCCACATAGCGGTTTCCGGCGTGCACGGTCCGGATGATCTCGGCGAGCTGCTGGGCGCTCACGGTCTTCGGCACGAAGCCGCGCACCCCGGCGGCGAGCGCCCGCTTGAGGTGCCCGGGACGCCCGTGACTGGTCACGATCATGGTGCGGCAGCCGGGCAGCTCCGACCTGATCGATGTGGCCACACTCACACCGTCGGCGCCGGGCATCTGCAGATCGAGCACGGCGATGTCCGGTCGGTGCGCCCGCGCCATGGCCAGCGCCTCGGGCCCGGTCGCGGCCTCGGCGACCACCACCAGGTCGTCCTCCAGCGCGAGGAGGGCGGCCAGCGCGCCCCGGATCAGGTGCTCGTCGTCGGCGAGCAGGACGCGTACGGTCATCGGGCGCTCTCCCGCTCCTTGTGTACGGAGTCGTGGCCGGCGGTCCCGGGCAGCGGTACGCGCGCCCGTACCTGGAACACGCCCTTGCGGACCCTGCCCGCCGCCAACTCGCCGTCCAGGACGGCGAGCCGCTCCCGCAGCCCGGCGAGTCCGGAGCCGGACCCGGTCTCCGCGCCGTCGCCGGCCCCGTCGTTCTCCACGGTCAGCACCACGTCCTCCGCTCCGGTCCCCAGTTCTATCCGGCAGGTCTTGGCGTCCCCGTGCCGCAGCACATTGGTCGTCGCCTCCCGCACCACCCAGCCCAGCGCCGCCTGCACCGCGTCGGGCAGCCCGGCCGCCGACCCGGTCACCGTGCAGGTGATCCCGGCGGCGTCCAGCACTCCGCGCGCACCGGCCAGCTCGACCGTGAGATCGGCCTCGCGATATCCCCGTACGACATCGCGCACCTCCTTCTGCGACTCTCGCGCGATGCGCTGCACCTCGACCATCTGCGCGACGGCGGCCTCGGTCCGGCCGCGCCGGGCGAGCTGGACCGCGAGCTCGCTCTTGAGGGCGACGACGGAGAGGTTGCGGCCCATGACGTCGTGCAGATCGCGGCCGAAACGCAGCCGCTCCTCGGCGACGGCGAGCAGCGCCTTGGTCTCGCGGGCCCGCTCGGACTCCCACATGACGGAGAGGTTCCAGGCGCTGCACCGGTAGGAGCCGAGCGCGAGCGCGGCGCCCAGGGCGAGGACCGCGGCCTCGGCGAACAGGCTCGTCGAGACGTTCCCGAGGGCGGCGCTGACCGCGAGGACGACCGCGATGACCACGGCCGACTCCCGGATGAACCGGCGGACCGGCACCATCAGCGAGTACGCCCCGCCGAAGGGCATCGGCGCGAACAGCAGCGGCATCGCGATCAGCCCGCTCCGGTTGCTGTCGGTGGCCACGATGGCCGCGATCAGCGCGAACGCGACGACGGTGAGGGCCCCCGCGACGACCGTCAGGGCCCGGGGCACCGTCCCGCGCCCGAGGTACTGGTCGAGGGCGAGGCCGGTGTGCCGGCCGGCGACCAGGCACTGCGCGATGTTCACCACGACGAGCGCGATCCCGAGGGCGAACGCCGTCGGCTCGCCGCGCAGGCTCCCGGCGAGGCCGCTGCCCGACCAGGCGAGCAGGAACAGCCAGTTCACCGCCGCCAGCGTGAAGCGGCTCTGCCACTCCACCCGCTCGATCTTGCTGCGGTCCCGCCACCGAACCCGCGCCACCGAAGCTCCTCCTGCCGTCAACGCCGCGGTTCCCACCGGAACCGCTTCTGGACAGCAAACACCGCGATCCCGATCCAGGCCACCGCCACGGCGACCGCCTTCAGGGCCTCCCCGCCGGACAGGGTGCCGCTCCAGCCGCCCCGTACGAGTGTGAGCGCCGACGTCAGCGGCAGGAACTCGCACACGGCCGCGACCCGGTCCGGCAGCATCTCCAGCGGGACGGCCGCGCCGGAGCCGATCATCGACACCAGCAGCATCGGCATCGCGGCGACCTGCGCGCTCTCCACGCTGCGGCTGAACACCGTGGTGAGGGCGGCGAGCGCGACGCACAGCGGGATGCCCAACAGGACGCCGAGCAGCACCAGTTGCGGAGCATCGGGCGCCCCCGCGTCGAGCGCGACCGTGCACACGGCGGCCACCGCGGCGCACTGGACGAGCCCGATCACCACGGACGGCACCGCGGCCCCGGCGAGGATCTCCAGATCGCGCAGCTCCCCGGTGCGCAGGCGCTTGAGGACGAGTTCCTCGCGCCGTGACGCGTAGACGCTGACCAGCGCGCTGTACACGGCGAAGAGCAGGGAGAACGCGATCGCCGAGGAGATCATGACGGTGCCGAGGTTCAGCCCGGCGTCCTTCAGGTTCCCCTTGTCCAACGACCGGGAGAGGCTGAGGGGCAGCACGAGCGGTACGAACACCGCGGTGAACAGCACGCCCTTGCTGCGTCCGATGAGGGTGAACTCGGCCCGTGCGAGCGAGGCGAGCCGCCCCGCGGAGGTCGTCGTCGCCACCGTGCTCATGCCGCCATCTCCTTCTGCCGGGCCTCGCCCGTGCCGTCTTCCGTGCCGTCCTTCGCGTTCCGCGCGATCCGCAGGAACGCCTCTTCGAGGGAGGCGCCGCGGACGTCGAGCCGCCGCAGTTCGATTCCGGCGTCCCGGGCCCAGAGCAGCAGCCCGGTCGCGGCACGCTGGAGTTCGTCGGTGCGCAGCCGGACGATCCGGCCCTCGGTCTCGTGCCCGGTGATCCCGAGCGGAGCGAGCGGCGGCAGGTCGCCGAGGAGATATCCCTCGGGCAGTTCGAAGGAGATGTGCGAGGGCTGGGCGGCGACGACCTCGTCGACGCGGCCCTCGGCGGCGATCCGCCCCTCGTGCAGGATCGCGAGCCGGTCGGCCAGGTCCTCGGCCTCTTCGAGGTAGTGCGTGGTCAGCAGCACGGTGGTGCCCTCGGCGCGCAGTGCGCGGACCAGTTCCCAGGTCTCCCGGCGCCCCTCGGCGTCGAGCCCGGTGGTGGGTTCGTCGAGGAAGAGCACCTCGGGGCGGCCGAGCAGGGCGAGCGCCAGGTCGAGGCGCCGCTTCTCGCCGCCCGACAGCTGCTTGACCCGGACCGTGCCGCGCCGCCCGCCGAGCCCGACCATCTCCAGGGCCTCCCCGACGGGCCGCGCCCCGCTGGTGCACCCGGCCCACATGCGGACGGTCTCGGTGACGGTCAGCTCGGAGGGGAAGCCGCCCTCCTGGAGCATCACGCCGATCCGCGGCCGCACCAGGTCCCGTTCGGTGTACGGGTCGTGGCCGAGGATCCGCACCCGGCCGCCGGCCGGTGCCGCGAGCCCTTCCAGGAGCTCCACGGTGGAGGTCTTGCCCGCGCCGTTGGTGCCGAGGAGGGCGAAGAGTTCGCCGCGGCCCACGGAGAAGCTCACTCCGCGCACCGCCTCGAAGGACCCCCGCTTGTCCCCGTACACGCGGCGCAGATCAGTGACGTCGATCACGCGCTCGTTGTTGGTCATGGTTCAAGCCTTCCGGCGGACGGGGCCGGGCGGCAGTGCGCGCTGTCATCGACGTTCATGACAAATGTCAGACGGCGTCGAGGGTGTGCCGGAAACGCCGAAGGCCCGGATCCCTGGGGGATCCGGGCCTTCGTACTGGAGCGAACGACGAGGTTCGAACTCGCGACCTCAACCTTGGCAAGGTTGCGCTCTACCAACTGAGCTACGTTCGCACTGCCTCCGACCGGCTTTCACCGATCGGCGCGAGCATCAGCCTACCGCACCCCGGAGGGCGGTCGGTACGCGATGCGGAGCGGGTGACAGGAATTGCACACTGCGCCTTCCCCCTGGAAGGGGGATGTTCTACTACTGAACTACACCCGCATGTACTCCTCGGGGTCCGACCCTGCGGCCTTGCCCCTCGGCGTGCTCCAGACTCTAGCCGACCGCTGGGGGTGCAGCGCAAGTCGGTTGCCGCGAGGGGCATCTGACGGGGTGGTCGCGGGCCCCGCGCCGCCCTCAGTTGGCCTTCGCGAACTCCTCGTAGATCCGCTTGGGGATGCGGCCGCGCGGCGGCACGTCCAGCTGGTTCGAGCGGGCCCAGGCGCGGACGGCGGCCGGGTCGGGGTTCACGGCTGTGTGCTTGAACACCTTGGCCGCCTTGTCGGGCCTGTTCGCCCGGCTGTTCCGCTTGCGGCCGGCCTGGAGGTACGGGGCCAGCGCCTTGCGGAGCTGTTTCGCATTGGCTTGATTCAGGTCGATCTCGTACGACTTGCCGTCGAGACCGAAGGCGACCGTTTCCGCCGCTTCTGAGCCGTCGATGTCGTCAAAGAGAGTGACCACGACACGCTGCGCCACGAATATCGGTCCCTTCGTCCGGCATCCCCGCTTTGACGTGCGGCGATGTCGACTGTTCCGGTCTGTTTCCGGTTTCTGCCCATTCCTTTTTACCTTGTCCGGCATTGCCGAGGGAAGACCATTTAAAAACCTCCGCGTGTCTGCCGCCGCAGATATGCCGCTGTGTTTCGGTGTCTTTCCCTTAATTTTCCGTGCGGATCTCATGTCGTTGCCGTAACGTGATCCGGCTCTCGTAGATTCCTACTGTCTACGCGAGTAGAAGATTTGGGCGGGTACTCTGAACGGACCTGCTCAGCACCACACACCGGGAGTGCCAGTGGCACGCGTCGTAGTCGACGTCATGCTCAAGCCGGAGATCCTCGACCCCCAGGGCCAGGCGGTGCAGCGTGCACTGCCGCGCCTCGGTTTCGACGGCATCTCCGACGTCCGCCAGGGAAAGCGTTTCGAGCTCGAGGTGGACGGGCCGGTGGACGACGCCGCGCTCGCCCGTATCCATGAGCTGGCGGAAACCTTCCTCGCCAACACCGTGATCGAGAACTTCACCGTGAAGGTCGAAGAGCTCGCGGTCGGAGCCGAAAAGTGACCGCTCGTATTGGCGTCGTCACCTTTCCCGGCTCGCTCGACGACAGGGACACCCAGCGCGCGATCCGCCTCGCGGGCGCGGAGCCGGTCGCTCTCTGGCACAAGGACAAGGACCTGAAGCAGGTCGACGCGGTGGTCCTGCCGGGCGGTTTCAGCTACGGCGATTACCTGCGCGCGGGCGCCATTTCGCGGTTCTCGCCGGTCATGGAGACCCTGATCGAGCAGGCGAAGGCGGGCCTGCCCGTCCTCGGTATCTGCAACGGTTTCCAGGTCCTCACCGAGGCCCATCTGCTCCCCGGCGCGATGCTGGGCAACGACCACCTGCACTTCATCTGCCGCGACCAGAAGCTGCGGGTGGAGAACGCGGGCACGGCCTGGACGTCCGACTACGCGGCGGGCCAGGAGATCCACATCCCGCTGAAGAACATGGACGGGCGCTACGTCGCCGACGAGCGCACGCTCGACGAGCTGGAGGCGGAGGGCCGCGTCGTCTTCCGCTACCTGGACGTGAACCCGAACGGCTCGCTCCGCGACATCGCCGGCATCACCAACGCGGCGGGCAACGTCGTGGGCCTGATGCCGCACCCGGAGCACGCCGTCGAGCCCCTCGTCGGGTCCGGCCGCACCGACGGCCTGCCCTTCTTCACCTCGATCCTCAAGAAGCTGGTCGCCGCCTCATGAGCCTCGACACCGTAGAGAACGCGTCCAAGACGCCCGACACCCCGCTTCCCTGGGCCGAACTCGGCCTGAAGAAGGACGAGTACGACCGGGTCGTCGAGATCCTGGGCCGCCGCCCGACCGGCGCCGAGCTCGCCATGTACTCCGTCATGTGGTCCGAGCACTGCTCGTACAAGTCGTCCAAGGTGCACCTGCGCCAGTTCGGCGAGAAGGCCCCGCAGTCCGACGCGATGCTCGTCGGCATCGGTGAGAACGCGGGCGTCGTGGACGTCGGCCAGGGCTACGCCGTGACCTTCAAGGTCGAGTCGCACAACCACCCGTCGTACGTCGAGCCCTACCAGGGCGCGGCCACCGGCGTCGGCGGCATCGTGCGCGACATCATCGCCATGGGCGCCCGCCCGGTCGCCGTCGTGGACCCGCTGCGCTTCGGCGCGGCCGACCACCCCGACACCAAGCGCGTGCTGCCCGGCGTCGTCGCCGGCATCGGCGGCTACGGCAACTGCCTGGGCCTGCCGAACATCGGCGGCGAGGTCGTCTTCGACTCCTGCTACCAGGGCAACCCGCTGGTCAACGCCGGTGCCATCGGCGTCATGCGGCACGAGGACATCCACCTCGCGAAGGCGTCCGGCGCGGGCAACAAGGTCATCATGTACGGCGCCCGGACCGGCGGCGACGGCATCGGCGGCGCCTCCATCCTGGCCTCCGAGACCTTCGACGACGCCAAGCCGTCGAAGCGCCCCGCCGTGCAGGTCGGCGACCCGTTCCAGGAGAAGCTGCTCATCGAGTGCACCCTGGAGGCGTTCGCCGAGAAGCTCGTCGTCGGCATCCAGGACCTCGGGGCGGCCGGTATCTCCTGTGCGACCTCCGAGCTGGCGTCCAACGGCTCGGGCGGTATGCGCGTCGAGCTGGACGACGTACCGCTGCGCGACTCCACGCTCTCTCCTGAGGAGATCCTCATGAGCGAGTCGCAGGAGCGCATGTGCGCCGTCGTCGAGCCGGGCAAGGTCGACCGGTTCCTGGAGATCTGCGAGAAGTGGGACGTCATCGCCACCGTCATCGGTGAGGTGACCGACGGCGACCGCCTGGAGATCTTCTGGCACGGCGAGAAGATCGTCGACGTCGACCCGCGCACGGTCGCGCACGACGGCCCGGTCTACGAGCGCCCCTACGCCCGCCCCGAGTGGCAGGACGCGCTCCAGGCCGACGACGCCAACAAGCTGCCCCGGCCGACGAGTTCGGACGAGCTGAAGCAGCAGGTCCTCGCGCTGGTCGCGTCGCCGAACCAGGCGTCGAAGAAGTGGATCACCCAGCAGTACGACCACTTCGTGCAGGGCAACACCGTCCTCGCGCAGCCCGAGGACTCGGGCATGATCCGCATCGACGAGGAGTCCGGCCTCGGCGTCGCCCTCGCGACCGACGGCAACGGCCGGTTCGCGAAGCTCGACCCGTACACGGGCGCGCAGCTCGCGCTGGCGGAGGCGTACCGCAACGTCGCCACGACCGGCGCCAAGCCGCTCGCGGTGTCCGACTGCCTCAACTTCGGTTCGCCCGAGGACCCGGCCGTCATGTGGCAGTTCGCCGAGGCCATCCGTGGTCTCGCCGACGGCTGCCTCCAGCTCGGCACCCCGGTGACCGGCGGCAACGTCTCGCTCTACAACCAGACGGGCGAGGCCGCCATCCACCCGACGCCGGTCGTCGCGGTCCTCGGCGTCATCGACGACGTGGCCCGGCGCACCCCGGTCGCCTTCCAGGAAGAGGGCCAGCTCCTCTACCTGCTCGGCGACACCCGCGAGGAGTTCGGCGGTTCGGCCTGGTCGCAGGTGGTCCACGACCACCTCGGCGGTCTGCCGCCCAAGGTCGACCTGGAGCGCGAGCGGCTGCTCGGCGAGATCCTGATCTCGGCCTCCCGCGACGGCATGATCGACGCCGCGCACGACCTGTCCGACGGCGGTCTGGTCCAGGCCGTGATCGAGTCGGCGCTGCTCGGCGGGAAGGGCGCGCGCCTGGTCGTCCCGGACGGCCTGGACGCGTTCACGTTCCTCTTCTCGGAGTCGGCGGGCCGCGCGGTCGTGTCGGTTCCGCGCAGCGAGGAGCTCCGCTTCAACGACATGTGCGGGGCGCGCGGGCTGCCCGTCACCCGCATCGGTGTCGTGGACGGTTCCGGCGACGACGCGGCGGTGGACGTCCAGGGCGAGTTCGCCCTGTCGCTCGCCGAACTGCGCGTGGCCCACGAGGAGACGCTGCCGGGCATCTTCGCCTGACGGTTCGTACGTGTGTGGAGGCCCCGCCCGGGATGTCCCGGGCGGGGCCTTTCGCTGACGCGTTGTCAGTGGTGCTTGATAGCTTCGGTGGTGCGTCGCGCGAGGGGGAGTCGTGGCGCCGGGGGACGGGGGAGCCATGCGAGTACCGGAATGGGCGCGGAAGTCCGCCAATGTGCTGTTCTGCCTGGTCGCCGTGGTCGGCATCGGCTGGAGCGGCAAGGAGATCTGGCAGGTCCTGAGCGCCCGGCACCAGATCGACGAGGCGTGCGCGGGGCTGGTGCCGGCGGGCCGGGTGCTGGCCCTGTCCCCGGCGGGCGGCACCATCACGCACCGGGACGCCGACGAGGGCACCGTCCAGCTCGACGGCCTGGCCGACGGCGAGGACTGCGAGATATTCAGCACCGAGGCAGGGGAGAAGTCGGGTTCGCACAGCGGCGAGCGCTGGTTCTTCACCGGGGCGATGGGGTCGGTGGCCCAGGAGTCGCCGTTCACCCCTGAGGACCCGTCGGACGACCTGCTGGATCCCGCCGGTCCCTACAGCGCGCACGTCTATCCCGAGCAGCCGCTCGGCGGCGGCATCGCGGGGACCGTCGGCGACACGGCGGTCACCGTCCATCTGCCGTGTGCGCGGGGGCGTCTCGACGGGCGGCCGGTGGGGACGCTGTGGGCGTCGGCCGGGCTCACGGAGTCCGAGTCGCCGTTCACCGAGCGGGGCCAGCTGACCGGGCACGACCGGAGCGTCCTCGCGGAGACCGCCGTGACCACCGCGAACCGGCTCGCCGAGCGCGCGGGCTGCGCCGACCGGCTGCCCGACGCCCCGGACGACATCCCCGCGCTTCCCGAGGGCCCCACCCCCGCCGTCGAGGCCGACGGCACCTGCGCCTGGTACCGCAGCGCCGGTCTGGCGGAGGGCGGCGAGTCCGCCGATCAGGTCCTGGAGAGCCGCGCCGACCCCAGAGCCTGGGACGAGCGGTGCGCCCTCGTCCTCTCCGCACGTCGGGCGAGCGCGGTCTGGGCTACGCGGGGCGACGGCCTGGACAGTGTCTACGCCCCGGACCGTCCCGGCAGATACTTCGCGGCCTTCCACACCTACTCCGGCGATGCCGCGCGGAACGTGCGACTGCGCAGCACCGCTGCATCGGACACTCCGGTCGACGCCGAGCCGGGCGAGGCGGGCCGCGACACCGAGGAGCCGGTCTGGTGGGCCTCCTCGGTCTGCGCCGGAAAGCCCCGCGTGCACACCCTGACCCTGTCCTCCGCGTACGCGAGAGTGGCGGCGCCCGCCTACGAGCGGATCTTCCGGACCTACGTCGACGACCAGGCCCGCCGCCACGGCTGCACCGGCATCGCCTTCCCGGCCAAGGCGTCCTTCCGGGCGGACCGGTGATCGGGGCGCCGCGGTCGACCGGCGCCGGCCGGCGGGAGCTCGGCGCGGATCACCCACGACAAGGGCCTGAACGGCTTCGCGGTGCGGGCGTAGGGTCTCGGGCATGGTCCCGCCCAAGACGCCCAGAAAGCGTGCGCGCTCCTACGACTCCGAGAAGCTCAGG is a genomic window containing:
- the purL gene encoding phosphoribosylformylglycinamidine synthase subunit PurL; this translates as MSLDTVENASKTPDTPLPWAELGLKKDEYDRVVEILGRRPTGAELAMYSVMWSEHCSYKSSKVHLRQFGEKAPQSDAMLVGIGENAGVVDVGQGYAVTFKVESHNHPSYVEPYQGAATGVGGIVRDIIAMGARPVAVVDPLRFGAADHPDTKRVLPGVVAGIGGYGNCLGLPNIGGEVVFDSCYQGNPLVNAGAIGVMRHEDIHLAKASGAGNKVIMYGARTGGDGIGGASILASETFDDAKPSKRPAVQVGDPFQEKLLIECTLEAFAEKLVVGIQDLGAAGISCATSELASNGSGGMRVELDDVPLRDSTLSPEEILMSESQERMCAVVEPGKVDRFLEICEKWDVIATVIGEVTDGDRLEIFWHGEKIVDVDPRTVAHDGPVYERPYARPEWQDALQADDANKLPRPTSSDELKQQVLALVASPNQASKKWITQQYDHFVQGNTVLAQPEDSGMIRIDEESGLGVALATDGNGRFAKLDPYTGAQLALAEAYRNVATTGAKPLAVSDCLNFGSPEDPAVMWQFAEAIRGLADGCLQLGTPVTGGNVSLYNQTGEAAIHPTPVVAVLGVIDDVARRTPVAFQEEGQLLYLLGDTREEFGGSAWSQVVHDHLGGLPPKVDLERERLLGEILISASRDGMIDAAHDLSDGGLVQAVIESALLGGKGARLVVPDGLDAFTFLFSESAGRAVVSVPRSEELRFNDMCGARGLPVTRIGVVDGSGDDAAVDVQGEFALSLAELRVAHEETLPGIFA